In Patescibacteria group bacterium, one genomic interval encodes:
- the recG gene encoding ATP-dependent DNA helicase RecG: protein MLSLTTPVSELTRVGKTTASRLKKLGLETARDLLFYYPFRYDDFSKILPIAELQPEQTATIKGRIEIIQNKRSPVKRKIITEAIVADESEQIKVIWFNQAYLTKVLKPGDQVYIAGKVDYDNWGIQFINPSYEKIEAWKKETTHTARLVPIYSVTEHLTQKQIRFLTKTALPLTKQVADFLPAETKKELQLIDLSQALSQIHFPASQAMLKKAQTRLKFDELFLIQLQSERTRQELQKLKASAIQFHKEKTKKFVDSLPFKLTDAQRKAAWEIIKDLEKNTPMNRLLEGEVGSGKTMVAVIAALNVIWSGFQTILMAPTEILAKQHYENIKKILKQETIINKIQDTNKFQIPNSKNNEVGQNEVGRMDKARKNDKRIKVDIYTRTEKSVKKKDGLLKSDFIIGTHALIQEDVKFEKLDLVIVDEQHRFGVEQRKKLKQQSDLNNRTIEQSNNELKSSGNKIPPQQNQSHQTSITPHFLSMTATPIPRSLALTLYGDLDLSVIDQMPTGRKPITTKIVDPTNRQKAYDFIQEQIKASRQVFVICPLIEESDKLGVKAATAEHEKIDKQIFPHLRVGLLHGKLKTKEKEQIRQDFWKGKLDILVATSVIEVGIDVPNATVMMIEGADRFGLAQLHQFRGRVGRSDHQSYCFLFTESASLKTKKRLDALIQAKNGFELAEKDLEIRGPGEIYGTNQSGFLSSLKIAKLTDYDIIKQAREQAEKIIKKNPELLQYPGLKEKVENFEQSVHLE from the coding sequence ATGCTATCTCTAACCACCCCAGTCAGCGAGCTCACTCGCGTGGGCAAAACAACTGCCTCTCGTCTCAAAAAACTCGGCCTTGAAACTGCCCGGGATTTATTATTTTACTACCCTTTTCGCTATGATGATTTTAGTAAAATTTTACCCATTGCCGAGCTTCAGCCCGAGCAAACCGCCACCATCAAAGGCAGGATTGAAATCATCCAAAATAAACGCAGCCCTGTCAAAAGAAAAATTATTACCGAAGCAATTGTGGCTGACGAATCCGAACAAATCAAAGTTATTTGGTTTAACCAAGCTTACCTCACTAAAGTTCTAAAACCCGGCGACCAAGTCTATATTGCCGGCAAAGTTGATTATGATAACTGGGGCATTCAGTTCATAAATCCTTCGTATGAAAAAATTGAAGCCTGGAAAAAAGAAACAACACACACAGCAAGACTGGTGCCGATTTATTCGGTTACGGAACATCTCACCCAAAAGCAAATTCGCTTTTTAACAAAAACCGCATTGCCGCTCACTAAGCAGGTGGCTGATTTTCTGCCAGCTGAAACAAAAAAAGAATTACAACTTATAGACCTATCCCAGGCTCTTTCACAAATCCACTTCCCGGCCTCTCAAGCCATGCTTAAAAAAGCTCAGACCCGGCTCAAATTTGACGAACTCTTTTTAATCCAACTTCAAAGCGAGCGCACCAGACAAGAGCTCCAAAAATTAAAAGCATCTGCCATCCAGTTTCACAAAGAAAAAACTAAAAAATTTGTTGATTCTTTGCCATTCAAACTTACAGATGCCCAACGAAAAGCCGCCTGGGAAATTATTAAGGATTTAGAAAAAAATACTCCAATGAATCGCTTGCTGGAAGGCGAAGTTGGCAGCGGTAAAACCATGGTAGCCGTGATTGCCGCGCTTAATGTAATCTGGAGCGGGTTTCAGACAATCCTTATGGCGCCCACAGAGATTTTAGCTAAACAGCATTATGAGAACATTAAAAAAATTCTAAAACAAGAAACAATAATTAACAAGATACAAGATACAAATAAATTCCAAATTCCAAATTCCAAAAATAATGAAGTGGGACAAAATGAAGTCGGAAGAATGGATAAGGCAAGAAAGAATGATAAACGAATTAAAGTTGATATTTACACAAGAACGGAAAAGAGCGTAAAAAAGAAAGATGGCTTATTGAAGTCAGATTTCATAATCGGCACTCATGCCTTAATCCAAGAGGATGTAAAATTTGAAAAACTGGATCTAGTTATCGTTGATGAACAACACCGCTTTGGCGTAGAGCAACGCAAGAAGTTAAAACAACAATCAGACCTTAACAATCGAACAATAGAACAATCGAACAATGAATTAAAATCTTCAGGTAATAAAATCCCACCCCAACAAAATCAATCCCATCAGACTTCAATAACCCCCCACTTCCTCTCAATGACCGCCACGCCCATCCCCCGCTCTCTCGCCCTGACGCTTTACGGCGACCTTGACCTTTCAGTGATTGACCAAATGCCAACTGGCCGCAAGCCCATTACCACTAAAATTGTGGACCCAACTAATAGGCAAAAGGCTTATGATTTTATCCAGGAACAAATCAAAGCCAGCCGGCAAGTGTTTGTGATATGTCCGCTGATTGAGGAATCTGATAAGCTTGGAGTTAAAGCGGCAACAGCCGAGCATGAAAAAATAGATAAGCAAATTTTTCCTCACCTGCGCGTCGGACTTTTGCACGGTAAACTTAAAACCAAAGAAAAAGAGCAAATTCGTCAAGATTTTTGGAAAGGAAAACTTGACATTCTGGTAGCCACTTCCGTAATTGAGGTGGGGATTGATGTGCCTAATGCCACAGTAATGATGATTGAAGGCGCTGACCGTTTTGGCCTGGCCCAGCTCCACCAATTTCGCGGCCGGGTTGGCAGAAGCGATCATCAATCATATTGTTTTTTATTTACAGAATCCGCTTCCTTAAAAACAAAAAAACGGTTAGATGCGCTTATTCAGGCCAAAAATGGTTTTGAGCTGGCGGAAAAAGATTTGGAAATCCGCGGACCCGGAGAAATCTACGGCACCAATCAATCGGGATTCCTTTCCAGTTTAAAAATTGCTAAGTTAACTGATTACGATATTATCAAACAAGCCCGCGAACAAGCAGAAAAAATTATTAAAAAAAACCCGGAGCTTTTGCAATATCCGGGGCTTAAAGAAAAAGTTGAAAATTTTGAACAATCAGTGCACTTGGAATAG
- a CDS encoding helix-turn-helix domain-containing protein, producing the protein MKSNNKSIIAENIKKYRNKLGVSQDRLSKLADVTYNTIIKIESGANKNPTIETLSKIAKALSVGVDDLIK; encoded by the coding sequence ATGAAGTCAAACAATAAATCCATAATAGCGGAAAATATAAAGAAATACCGTAACAAGTTAGGTGTTTCCCAAGATCGGCTCTCAAAATTAGCCGATGTGACCTATAACACGATTATTAAAATTGAGTCTGGCGCAAATAAAAATCCGACAATAGAAACTTTGTCTAAAATTGCCAAAGCTCTTAGTGTTGGCGTTGATGATTTAATAAAGTAA
- a CDS encoding site-specific DNA-methyltransferase, with the protein MNNNGIHRKKDSARIVWDSKPHRAPNPKDIEFQTAEVVLPNPETAGQLPMSFRDNLLGEEELDKQKMNRLIWGDNLLAMQALLNQGYEGKINLIYIDPPFDSKADYSHKIKLPASANATAGKGDFEFTKEPSVIERLAYKDTWAGGTDSYLDMLYPRLQLMKRLLAPDGSIYVHLDWHIGHYVKVMMDEIFGKDNFINEVVWKKYSGVKNQASQKFTTQTDSIFLYSKTDKHIFNQLYREMTEGYIKGEYKYTDETGRKYALLRGRGYQQSGQNKRKYLDEAKGAPITSLWDDDDLQLNTSSAERTDYDTQKPISLLERIIKTSTDENNLVADFFIGSGTTLAVAEKLNRRWIGCELGKVGIQVARGRLVEQKSKPFLIENIGNYQREMIYLGGARIYEMQKIILKLYGAEPMANRKDLGVRKTEDGTLELVYCGYPDRAVAAHKIEDLAMEAQTLDGAGYKRLVVLAWDYEYNFDELLSARVKAAGKDIKTEIVSRQIPPDIYEYLKQAKSEQDIERLSDKVKFLEKPYLKLKKPEVKGNSVAIGIEKYVLYDFPLGNGKKADEDREELMRLVKDNFAILIDYWAVDWDYDGLTFKSQWQDLRGLGRKTKVVTTKKEHTYPSTALGTGEKAGKHTIAVRVVDIFGNDATATIDIKT; encoded by the coding sequence ATGAACAATAACGGCATACATCGTAAAAAGGATTCGGCGCGGATTGTCTGGGACTCAAAGCCCCACCGCGCGCCGAACCCCAAAGACATTGAATTTCAAACCGCGGAGGTGGTGCTTCCTAATCCCGAGACTGCCGGGCAGTTGCCGATGTCTTTCCGCGATAATCTTCTCGGCGAAGAAGAACTGGACAAGCAGAAAATGAACCGCCTTATTTGGGGCGACAATCTGCTGGCGATGCAAGCGCTTTTGAATCAGGGCTATGAGGGCAAAATAAATCTTATCTACATTGACCCGCCGTTTGATTCTAAAGCGGACTATTCGCATAAAATAAAACTCCCCGCCTCCGCAAATGCTACGGCGGGCAAGGGCGATTTCGAATTTACAAAAGAGCCGAGCGTAATTGAACGGCTCGCCTACAAGGACACTTGGGCCGGCGGCACGGACAGCTATTTGGATATGCTCTACCCGCGCCTGCAACTGATGAAGCGCCTTCTCGCGCCGGACGGTTCAATTTATGTGCATCTTGATTGGCATATCGGGCATTATGTAAAAGTGATGATGGATGAGATTTTTGGGAAAGATAATTTTATAAATGAGGTTGTTTGGAAAAAATATTCTGGGGTAAAGAATCAGGCTAGTCAAAAATTTACCACCCAAACTGACAGTATATTTCTGTATTCAAAAACGGATAAACACATTTTCAATCAACTATACCGAGAAATGACTGAAGGGTATATTAAAGGCGAGTATAAATATACCGACGAAACAGGCAGGAAATATGCACTTTTGCGAGGCCGAGGATACCAACAGTCAGGGCAAAATAAACGAAAATATTTAGATGAAGCAAAAGGTGCGCCCATAACAAGTTTGTGGGACGATGATGATTTGCAATTAAATACATCCAGCGCGGAACGTACCGATTATGATACTCAAAAGCCAATTTCTTTACTCGAAAGAATAATAAAAACATCAACCGATGAGAATAATCTTGTCGCAGATTTTTTCATTGGTTCCGGCACCACTCTTGCTGTTGCCGAAAAACTCAACCGCCGATGGATTGGATGCGAACTTGGCAAAGTTGGTATACAGGTTGCGCGCGGGCGGCTTGTTGAGCAAAAATCAAAACCATTTCTGATTGAAAATATCGGCAACTATCAGCGCGAGATGATTTATCTTGGCGGGGCGCGGATTTACGAAATGCAGAAAATCATTTTGAAACTATACGGCGCAGAGCCAATGGCAAACCGCAAGGATTTGGGCGTAAGAAAAACCGAAGATGGAACATTGGAACTGGTTTATTGCGGCTATCCGGACAGAGCAGTCGCGGCGCATAAGATTGAGGATTTGGCGATGGAAGCGCAGACACTTGACGGCGCGGGATATAAACGGCTCGTAGTGTTGGCGTGGGATTATGAATATAATTTTGACGAATTACTCTCGGCGCGCGTTAAAGCTGCAGGCAAGGATATAAAAACGGAAATTGTCAGTCGCCAAATCCCGCCAGACATTTATGAGTATTTGAAACAGGCAAAATCCGAACAAGACATTGAACGGCTCTCGGACAAAGTGAAGTTTTTGGAAAAGCCGTATTTGAAATTAAAAAAGCCGGAGGTGAAAGGCAATTCGGTCGCCATTGGCATTGAAAAGTATGTGCTATACGATTTTCCGCTCGGAAACGGGAAGAAAGCAGATGAAGATCGCGAGGAATTGATGCGCCTTGTTAAAGATAATTTTGCTATATTGATTGACTATTGGGCCGTGGATTGGGATTACGACGGACTCACTTTCAAAAGCCAATGGCAAGATTTGCGCGGTTTGGGACGAAAGACAAAAGTGGTGACGACGAAAAAAGAGCATACCTATCCCTCGACTGCGCTCGGGACAGGCGAAAAAGCGGGAAAACATACTATTGCTGTGCGCGTAGTGGATATTTTCGGCAACGACGCAACAGCAACGATTGATATTAAGACATAA
- a CDS encoding DEAD/DEAH box helicase family protein codes for MAKKIKNNPLNELPLAAALEGEVRAWADQGWQGVTQTTYELLAYWFNRGEETDEKFHDCQRRAVETIIYCHEVLGIETLKQAFEKFAPEALAASAALSEEVESLPFAKYCLKMATGTGKTWVLAALLVWQYFNALNNERPGKLARRSLGAGGYSAHFLLVAPGHEVLNRLLDMFLGKHDPKTGNRDKSKSDFERPLFMPEGERFRNRFHLQILEPADIRPNFTPPDEPFAYITNWQQFRLNESSNLWDQLTGADVEEQPRGEIIADFLSEYSDLIIFNDEAHHVHGAKTAKGEELVWRKFLTVLYSRMAEKRGGEKGAFLQIDFSATPFYGSAEKKEYFPHIVYDFNLVEAMKAMLVKQIFLEERQSLAGAGLKALKPTAEREQPDDDHTRGKIVGLSEEQKLLLDIGRKKLEQIAVEFRRKELDKKPVLFVLAENTEVADLVAEHLANLTDERGRNYRNQILVIHSKVKKGGGTELTDKEWEEYRLPLETLDEPEEINPVRVVVSVLMLREGFDTQNVAVIVVLRSENMVNLLLEQIVGRGVRLMFPKYKYPELADLKREAREDVINKRVPKNSFDFLFVVEHPEFRKFYEELQKQGYAIGIGDSSGTGTTGDLVLSEATPERIKKYDLSWPIQVYEQSPKFDFSAIDISKLPKYSIPFETLKKQLSQIAVTETNAETGGKIKTWKLDNKYFDYAHFLRQATMAVASERGAHILTSKMADITGIIDEYVSKYIFGGEIDFQKSENYTVLNYAPLFDFVVGSVKRILLDGLGAIQYEVKAGKVGRLNDVKKIYVRESLSVPVERCIYPLSAYSRLGEGFEKKFMEETLDKSAEVEAFGKIQQRKHPLNISYRDKDGIKRDYFPDFIIKTKDKMYIVETKAEDEIQKAEGSEKNLIVLKARAAVSWCKTASQVALPDQPQDWEYFMLSEKTFNENRQLGFDSLAGLGRLDLERLLLSEAGKLF; via the coding sequence ATGGCAAAGAAAATCAAAAATAATCCGCTCAACGAATTGCCGCTTGCCGCCGCGCTTGAGGGTGAAGTCCGCGCTTGGGCGGATCAGGGCTGGCAGGGCGTAACGCAAACTACCTACGAACTTTTGGCGTATTGGTTTAATCGCGGGGAAGAAACTGATGAAAAATTTCACGATTGCCAGCGCCGAGCAGTAGAGACGATTATTTACTGCCACGAGGTTTTGGGTATTGAGACGCTGAAGCAGGCATTTGAAAAATTTGCTCCCGAAGCGCTGGCGGCAAGCGCGGCTCTTTCGGAAGAAGTAGAGAGTCTGCCATTTGCGAAATACTGCCTCAAGATGGCAACTGGAACCGGCAAGACCTGGGTTTTGGCCGCGCTTTTGGTGTGGCAATATTTCAATGCATTGAATAACGAACGGCCGGGCAAACTTGCCCGCCGTAGCCTCGGCGCAGGCGGGTACTCCGCGCATTTTTTGCTTGTCGCGCCTGGACATGAAGTATTGAACCGATTGCTGGATATGTTTTTGGGTAAGCACGACCCGAAAACCGGCAACCGCGATAAATCAAAATCGGATTTTGAACGGCCGCTTTTTATGCCCGAAGGCGAGCGTTTTCGCAATCGTTTCCACTTGCAGATTTTGGAACCAGCGGATATTCGGCCAAATTTTACACCGCCGGACGAGCCGTTTGCGTATATTACAAATTGGCAGCAGTTTCGTTTGAACGAATCCAGCAATTTATGGGACCAACTAACTGGCGCTGATGTGGAGGAACAACCGCGCGGCGAGATTATTGCCGATTTCCTCTCCGAGTATTCGGATTTGATAATTTTTAATGACGAAGCGCACCATGTCCACGGGGCTAAAACCGCCAAGGGCGAGGAATTAGTGTGGCGAAAATTTCTAACCGTTTTGTATAGCCGAATGGCGGAAAAACGCGGCGGCGAGAAAGGCGCATTTTTACAAATTGATTTTTCCGCCACCCCTTTTTACGGAAGCGCGGAGAAAAAAGAGTATTTCCCCCATATTGTTTATGATTTTAATTTGGTGGAAGCAATGAAGGCAATGCTCGTCAAGCAGATATTTTTGGAAGAACGGCAGTCGCTTGCTGGCGCTGGATTGAAAGCGCTTAAACCAACGGCCGAAAGAGAGCAACCGGACGATGACCACACGCGCGGGAAAATTGTTGGTTTATCCGAAGAACAAAAACTACTTTTGGATATCGGCAGAAAGAAATTAGAGCAAATCGCTGTTGAGTTTCGCAGAAAAGAATTGGATAAAAAACCTGTGCTTTTCGTGTTGGCAGAAAATACCGAAGTTGCGGATTTGGTGGCAGAGCATTTGGCGAATTTAACCGACGAGCGCGGCAGAAACTATCGTAATCAGATTCTCGTGATACATTCCAAAGTGAAAAAGGGCGGCGGGACAGAACTAACCGATAAAGAATGGGAGGAATATCGGCTGCCGCTTGAGACATTAGATGAACCGGAAGAAATAAATCCCGTTAGAGTGGTGGTAAGCGTTTTGATGTTGCGCGAGGGTTTTGATACTCAAAATGTCGCGGTTATTGTTGTTTTAAGAAGCGAAAATATGGTTAATTTGCTTTTGGAGCAAATCGTTGGTCGCGGTGTTCGGCTGATGTTTCCAAAATATAAATATCCAGAACTTGCGGATTTGAAGCGAGAAGCGCGGGAGGATGTGATAAATAAGCGTGTGCCCAAAAACTCTTTTGATTTTCTGTTTGTTGTTGAACACCCAGAATTCAGAAAGTTTTACGAAGAACTACAGAAACAAGGATACGCGATCGGTATCGGCGATTCTTCGGGCACGGGAACAACCGGGGATTTGGTTTTGTCGGAAGCTACGCCGGAGAGAATTAAAAAATATGACCTCTCTTGGCCGATACAAGTGTATGAGCAATCGCCCAAATTTGATTTTTCCGCTATAGATATTTCAAAACTGCCAAAATATTCAATCCCGTTTGAAACACTTAAAAAACAACTTTCCCAAATCGCCGTTACTGAAACGAACGCCGAGACCGGAGGAAAAATCAAAACATGGAAACTAGATAACAAGTATTTCGATTATGCCCATTTCTTACGCCAAGCAACGATGGCGGTAGCTTCCGAGCGTGGCGCGCATATTCTCACGAGCAAAATGGCGGATATTACCGGAATTATTGATGAGTATGTGAGTAAATACATATTCGGTGGCGAAATCGATTTTCAAAAATCAGAAAATTATACGGTTCTCAATTATGCGCCACTTTTTGATTTCGTCGTTGGGAGCGTCAAAAGGATTTTGCTTGACGGACTCGGCGCGATTCAATACGAAGTAAAGGCGGGGAAAGTCGGCAGGTTAAACGATGTAAAAAAGATATATGTGCGCGAGTCGCTCTCTGTTCCTGTGGAGCGTTGTATTTATCCGCTTTCCGCATATTCACGATTAGGAGAAGGTTTTGAGAAAAAATTTATGGAAGAAACTTTGGACAAGTCCGCCGAGGTAGAGGCGTTTGGTAAAATTCAGCAGAGAAAACATCCGCTTAATATTTCCTATCGTGATAAAGACGGGATCAAGCGCGACTATTTTCCAGATTTTATTATCAAGACGAAAGATAAAATGTATATTGTGGAAACAAAAGCTGAAGATGAAATACAGAAAGCGGAAGGCAGCGAAAAAAACTTGATCGTTTTGAAGGCGCGCGCGGCGGTGAGTTGGTGCAAAACGGCAAGCCAAGTAGCGTTGCCAGACCAGCCGCAAGATTGGGAATATTTTATGCTTTCCGAAAAAACATTCAACGAAAACCGACAACTGGGTTTTGACTCGTTGGCAGGATTGGGGAGATTAGATTTGGAACGACTTTTGTTGAGTGAGGCAGGGAAATTGTTTTAG
- a CDS encoding sensor histidine kinase, protein MKPYAKSKEVVLEKSVKGELYINGSKANLKRLLINLIHNAIDYNKPRGKATVSLRASGNQIELKIVDTGIGIKKEDLKNIFDRFYKADQARIKQSGGAGLGLSIVKEIVELHNGTIEIKSETNVGTEITVMLPLVYS, encoded by the coding sequence ATGAAACCTTACGCAAAAAGTAAAGAAGTTGTTCTTGAAAAAAGCGTTAAAGGTGAACTCTATATAAACGGAAGTAAAGCTAACCTCAAACGCCTACTAATCAATCTTATTCATAACGCCATTGATTACAACAAGCCGCGAGGAAAAGCGACAGTGTCTTTGCGGGCAAGTGGAAATCAAATTGAATTAAAAATTGTGGACACAGGCATTGGCATTAAAAAAGAGGATTTAAAAAATATTTTTGACCGTTTTTATAAAGCAGATCAAGCGAGAATTAAGCAATCAGGCGGAGCCGGACTTGGCCTTTCCATTGTAAAGGAAATTGTTGAATTACATAATGGAACAATCGAAATAAAAAGCGAAACAAATGTGGGCACTGAAATTACTGTTATGCTGCCGTTGGTTTATTCATAG
- a CDS encoding SdiA-regulated domain-containing protein, with protein sequence MLKQLTKSKRVLILIIIFAVLFLSYFGYTKIYQKRNILTLPSTLHEISGISYFDKNIIICEQDELGDIFFYDLKKKEIINRINVASPGDLEDITLANNDFYLLRSDGLLYELTNYPSKPTTTLYNLDLGANNSEGLTFDRKINSLLISTKSNVGNTKTEKKSNKDERWIYAFDLATKKLKENPFLIVNVNDIISFMQNSSRDIATNNKGKIKIHFRPSGLEVNPESGNIYILSSIDNLLAIFDRQGKVLSIEQLDPDIFNQPEGITFDSNGDLLISNEGGKGEPSLVRLKPKEF encoded by the coding sequence ATGCTAAAACAACTGACTAAATCAAAGAGAGTGTTAATTTTAATCATAATTTTTGCTGTTTTATTTTTGTCTTATTTTGGATACACAAAAATATATCAAAAAAGAAATATTCTAACTCTGCCAAGCACTTTGCACGAAATTTCCGGCATATCATATTTTGATAAAAATATAATTATTTGCGAGCAGGATGAGCTGGGCGATATATTTTTTTATGACTTGAAGAAAAAGGAGATTATTAACAGGATTAATGTTGCCTCGCCGGGGGACCTTGAAGACATCACACTAGCGAATAATGATTTTTACCTACTCCGTAGTGATGGTCTGTTATACGAACTCACAAATTATCCGTCGAAGCCTACAACTACTTTATATAATTTAGACCTTGGAGCAAATAATAGCGAGGGGCTGACCTTTGATAGAAAAATTAATAGTTTGCTCATTTCAACCAAAAGCAATGTTGGCAACACTAAAACTGAAAAAAAATCTAACAAAGATGAACGTTGGATTTATGCCTTTGATTTAGCCACTAAAAAGTTAAAGGAAAATCCGTTTTTGATTGTCAATGTCAATGATATTATAAGTTTTATGCAGAATTCAAGCAGGGATATAGCCACTAATAATAAAGGCAAAATTAAAATTCATTTTAGACCATCAGGCCTCGAGGTTAATCCAGAATCTGGCAATATTTATATCCTCTCCAGCATTGATAATTTACTGGCAATTTTTGACCGTCAAGGTAAAGTTTTGTCAATTGAACAATTAGACCCGGACATATTCAATCAGCCGGAAGGGATCACCTTTGACAGCAATGGGGATTTGTTGATTTCCAATGAGGGCGGTAAGGGCGAGCCAAGTTTAGTCAGGCTGAAACCAAAGGAATTTTAA
- a CDS encoding lamin tail domain-containing protein: protein MRIISGAIFLFLGLFFITGCSQNRPNKLYINEFMASNSSFSTDEFNENDDWIEIYNPNSHPVDIGGMYISDSKNNLTKQQIPTTASELTTIEPNNFLVLWADGQTEQGALHLGIKLSNLGEDLILTAPNGFIVDSYNYNSQKANVSMGRKPDGSNNWVTFETPTPSASNN from the coding sequence ATGAGAATAATAAGCGGGGCCATTTTTCTATTTTTAGGATTATTTTTTATAACCGGTTGCAGCCAAAATCGTCCTAATAAACTATATATAAATGAGTTTATGGCCAGCAATAGTTCATTTTCTACAGATGAATTCAACGAGAATGACGATTGGATTGAAATTTATAACCCGAATTCTCATCCAGTTGATATTGGAGGAATGTATATTTCAGATAGCAAAAATAATCTAACAAAACAGCAAATTCCTACAACTGCATCTGAGCTAACCACAATTGAACCCAATAATTTTTTGGTTCTTTGGGCTGATGGGCAAACCGAACAAGGTGCTTTGCATCTTGGCATAAAACTTTCTAATTTGGGAGAGGATTTGATTTTAACGGCGCCAAATGGCTTTATTGTTGATTCTTATAATTACAATTCTCAAAAGGCAAATGTTTCTATGGGACGCAAACCTGATGGCAGTAATAATTGGGTGACTTTTGAAACACCTACGCCCAGTGCTTCAAATAATTGA